The nucleotide sequence CGCATTGGCGTGGCGGGCTGCGACGGGACGGGCTCGTTTGCGACGGGGCTGACCACCATTCATCGCCAAAACGTTCAAGCCGATATTGCTACGCTGCAGCAGTGGGTGGAGCGGCGACAGGCGCAGCGATTTGTGGTCGGCCTGCCCTTCAATATGAACGGCAGCGTTGGATTTCAGGCCCGCAAGGTGAAGAGGTTTATGAAATCGGTGACGGCCCAGATCCCCTTGCCGGTGGAGTATGTGGACGAGCGACTCTCTAGCGTGCAAGCCCGCTGGAATCTGCAGGCGGCAGGGATTTCGGTCAAGGGCAAGCGGGAGTTGGTGGATCGAGCGGCGGCCACAGTGATTTTGCAACAGTGGATCGAGCGGCGCAGGTTCGAGTTGGAGCGAGAGCAGCGCCAAGGGAAGGGCGATTAGACCTGAGTTCGATGACTCTGCATTGCCCTCACCCCCGGCCCCTCTCCCCAGGGAGAGGGGAGAAATAGCCTGAAACCCTTCATCTGTAGTTTAGTTCCCCATCCCCCAGAGTTGGGGGAAAGGGGTTAGGGGATGGGGGATGGGGGCCGGTCCCTTGTCGAACTCACGTTCAATAAGGTTTCGATTGGGGAGCTCAGAGATTCTTGGCCCGATTGGCAGTCTATTCAGCCTCTTTGAGCTGAAAACTGACCTTCAACTACTGATATATGCTCGAAGCTTTAAGCATGTGATAGGTAATCAGTAATTGGGTGAGAGCTAGCGGATAACTCTGCAAGACTTCACCCGTCGTGCCGACCACCTTACCGACTTCTTGATTGCCTTCCAGACTGCAGAACTGACCCAGCGTCGGCACCTCGTTGCACAAGACATGCTCCAGCTCCACCACCTTGTTTTGGGTCGCGTGACCGTCGATCGCCAACACGTCCACAGGCTTACCCATATCGCGAGCCAATTCCAGACGGATGGCATCGCCCAAGGCACTGCCTTCGCCAAATAGATGAGTGAAATCGGGGTGGGGAATGGTGGGACGCAAGACGAGATTGACGTTCAGCAAGAGCTCGTTGACCTTGGCATCTCCTTCGGGGGGATAGAAGCTCACCACCATATCTGCCCACTGGCGTTGAGGACGAATGTAAGCTTCGGAGTCGGGCTCGCGCTTGCGCAGGGCCTCGCGCACCTGTTCTTCGGTGTAGCCGCGCTTGCGCATGTCCCGCTTGATTTTCCAGGTGTAGCGCAGCTCTTCGGGAGGAGCGAGGTAAACCTTGACATCAAAGCTGTCGCGGGCCTTGCGGGTGGAGTAGCCCAACAGTCCTTCGATCACGACGTACTTGGAGGGCTTGATATATTCCGGCGGGTCGAATTCGCCTGTGGAGTGGTTGTAGATGGGTTTGAGGATCGATTGCCCGATGCGCAACTGGGCAATGTGCTCCTCCATGATGTCGAGGTAGTTGCAGTCGGGGTGCAGGGCTGAAATGCCCATTTGAGCTCGCTGCTTGCGATCGTAGCGGTGATAGTCATCCGTGCAGATGGCAGTGACGTTTTCTTGCCCCAAGACTTGAGCGATCCCGCGAGTTAGGGTGGTTTTACCCGCAGCACTGTCTCCGACGATACCTAGAATAATTGGACGATCGCTCACATGAACCTCCCTGACTGTGCCGCACAAATTTTAAGATGTAGTTCCAATTCTAGAGACCGACACCGCCGAACTCAAGCAACAGGTCTGCCGATCTAGTGAAGCGATCGCTCAACGTCAGTCATCAGAGAACGTTCGCGTTCGGCAAGACAATTGCAGGGAAACATAGACTCGACCGCTTCGATGCCCTCTGGCAGCGACGCCGATCGGACGATCGCGCTAAGGTAGATTCACGGACCAGTTTTACACTTTACCTGTCAAACGTTAACATGCCGACTCGCTATATTTCTCACCTCACCCTCGAACAAGAAGCGCTGTTATTTGGCTATCGCGATCGCTGGAAGCAACAGCACTTCAAAGGGCATGAAGGCGATCGCCACAAGGCTGCCGAAGCAGTCAAAATGGCCTATGTTCTGAGTGGCTATCGCGAGCCCGAGACGATCCACTGTTCGAGTCCGCTCGAAGGCTTCGAGCGGCTTTTAGACTTCATGCAAGAGACGATTGGCGACCTCGAGGATTCTCGCCTCGGCCAACCGGTGGGAACGCAGTTGCAAGACAAACTGCTGGCAGCTTTGGTGAGTCAGCTGAGCCAACAGTTAGATAAACCCCTCTTAGATCGATTGCAAGTCTCTCCCTACAGCCAACTGGGAATTTTAGTGGGGGCTCAAATTGGGACGCACTTTACGGTGCGGCAATTTATTGGTTTGGTTTGGGGAGTGGGGGGCAGTCGAGCCCTCGAACAACACTTCCCCTGGATTCGACCTCTGACAAAAATGCTCTTGCAATTGGGTTTTCAGCAAACGAGTTCGTTTTTTGACTTGCCGATTGACGTGCAGGCTTACGATGCCGAGGGCAGACAGGTTACCGATCGCCTGAACGAAATTTGGGGAGTCATTTTAAGCAACGAGCAGGGCCTGCAGTTACTCAATTGTCTGGAGCCAGAATTGTGGGCGGCCTATTGCGGCTTTATGGACTTTTTCTTTTCGGTGCTCGATTGCGATCGCGACGAGAAAAAATGGTTTACCCTCAAATATCTCATCGAACATTGTGGCTGGATCTTGCCCTTCGAGCGAGTTGCCCTCGTCTGCGCTCGCCCCACGCACCTGCTAGTCGACAGCGACAACCGCATCCACGCTGAAGGGGAACCGGCGATTCAGTACTCGGACGGACTGCGGGTATATGCCAAGCACGGGGTGAGGCGATCGCATCTCTGAGCCCGCCTATAGCAGCCGCAGCGGCTCGACATCAATACTCAGCCTGACGCGATCGGGGGTCCGTTGCGGTAGAGGCAACAGCAGAGGAGATAATTCTGCCATCTCCCATTCCCGCTCCATCGGCTCCTTCAACAAAATTTGCCAGCGCCACCATCCCGCCACCCGCTCCACTTCTGCCGGACAAGGTCCGAGTCGTTCGCCGGGAATGCGATCGCTCAAATACTGTGCCACCTTAAGGCTAAACTCCTCGGCCTTCTGCCGCTCTTGACTGCTGACCCGAACGCAGATCAACCGCCGAAAGGGGGGGTAGCCCAGTGCTTGCCGCTGCTCCAATTCGGCGATCGCGAAGTCGCCATAACAATAGGAGCGGACGTGGGCGATGGTGGGATGTTCGGGTAAATAGGTTTGCAGAATGACCCGCCCGGGGCGATCGCCGCGTCCTGCCCGCCCCGCCACCTGCGTGAGCAGTTGAAACGCTCGCTCCCCTGCCCGAAAATCCGCCTGATTGAGCAATCCGTCTGCCGCCAGCACCCCCACCAAGGTGACTTCGGGGATATCAATCCCTTTGGTGAGCATTTGGGTTCCTACCAAGACATCTGCTTGCTTGGCTCGAAACCGATCGAGCAATTTGCGGTGTCCGTCCTTTTGGCGGGTGGTATCGCGATCGAAACGCAACAAACGCAACTGGGGAAATTCCTGTTGTACCTTATCCACAATGCGTTGGGTGCCAGTACCGAATTGCTTGAAATAGAGGGACTGACATTCGGGGCAGGCGCGGGCTTGGGGGCAGCGGTAGCCGCAGTAGTGGCAGCGCAGTTGCTGGCCCACTTGGTGGAAGGTGAGGGAAACGGTGCAATGGGGACAGGTCATGGCGTAGCCGCAACTGCGACATTGTACAAAGGTGCTGTAGCCGCGCCGGGGTAAGAATAGAATGGCCTGCTCGCCGGAGGCTTGCACGTCGGCGATCGCCTCTCGCAGCGGACGGCTCAGGACAGAGCGGTTGCCGCTGTCAAATTCTTGGCGCAAGTCCACCACTTCGATCGGGGGCAGGGGCTTGGCCCCAATCCGCTCGGGCAAGACCAAATGCCGACCGGGATCGCCGACGACGGCGGTGTAGCTTTCTAGGGAGGGGGTAGCGGTGCCCAGGACTAACGGACAGTTGGCCCGTTGCGATCGCCAGCGAGCCACGGTGCGGGCGTGATAGCAGGGCTGCGGCTGGTCCTGCTTGTAGCTGTCGTCGTGCTCTTCATCTAAGATGGCTAAGCCCAAGTTCTGAATGGGGGCAAAGACTGCCGAGCGCGTGCCGATAACCACAAAGATTTCGCCCCCCAACATGTGCCGCCAAGTGTCGTAGCGTTCCCCGGTGGATAAATTGCTGTGATAGACCAAAACGCGATCGCCAAACCGGGCTCGAAAGCGATCGGACAGTTGGGGGGTAAGGCCAATTTCGGGCACCAAGACAAGGGCAGATTGCTGTCGTTCGAGAACGGTGGCGATCGCCTGCAAATAGACTTCAGTTTTGCCCGAGCCCGTTACCCCTTGCAGCAGTAAGGTCTGGTTGCTTGCGTTGGCGATCGCCTCCACTGCTGCTGCCTGTGCTGCCGTCAATGTCTTAGGGCGATCGCGGTTCACATCGGGGGCGATCGCCGAACGCAGCATTTCCCGCTCGGCGATCGCCACCCGTCCCTTTTTCGCCAGTGCCTGCACCACCCCTCGTGTCGTTTTTGCCTCGACCAAGAACTCCGACAGCCACAACTCCCCTCCCAAGCGCTGAAGTGCGGCCAGCACCTCTGCCTGTCGGGGTGTCAACTCCTGCGAGTCATCGCCGCACAGCGTCACCACTTGACGGACTTTCGGCTTGACCGATTTTGCCTCTTGCCAATAACTTTCTGCCAAGCCCCGCTGCTGCAATTGGCGCAATCCCTTGGAGGCATCCTTCACAGTTCGCCGCACAAATAGCCACGACAGATCCCCTTTCTTTTCCCGCAGCAACTCCAGCAGCGATCGCCCTACCCCTGCAATCTCCACTTCACCTGCTGCTTTTGCTGTCAGCCGAATGCGCCGCTGCGATCGCGTCAAAATTCCGGGCGGCAGCACTGCCCGCACCACTTGCTGCAAGGAGGTGGCGTAATATTCCGACACCCGTTCCAGCAACCAGCGCAATTCCTCTGGCAGCAGACCCGTTGCCACCACATCTTCCACGTCTTTCACTTGGCTGGCATCCAAGCCTTTGGGGAGGCGATCGAGGATGCGCAAGGCGATCGCCCCCACCGTTTGCGAGCCAAACGGCACGGCCAAGACATCTCCTGGCTGGACGGTGTCGCCTGCAAGGCGATCGGGCAGGCGATAGGTGTAGCAGTCGAGGCTGCCGGGGCGATCGACGATCGCTTCTACCCATTGGGTAGGGCTGTCTTCGGTTGGGAAGAGGGGAAGAGTCAAGGCGATCGGGCAGAGGTGAAAACATCTGCGATGATAGCGTTCTGTTTTGAGATTAGCTATGGAAAGCTGAGGGCCGTTTACCGTACGGGTGGCGGGATGAGGCGATCGCGCATTCGTTGTAAGGTCGAGGCGGTTAAGGGTTCGCCTTTGAAGAGGATTAGGTTGAAGTTTTGCTGGGGGTCGCAGGCGCGATCGCCTACCGAGACCCTTGCAGCCAAGCCACCCAATCGGCCTCACTAGAAAAGTCCAGCAGTGCCTCGCCCAACTCTTCTAAAGAGTCTAGGGAAAGGCTCTCAACCTGCAGCAGCAGCTCGGGGGCCAACTCTCCAAACCGATGTTTGAGCAGGCGCAAAACCAAAGAGAGCTCTCCCTCGCGTCTGCCCTCCTGTCTGCCCTCACTCCGCCCGCGCGCTTCCGCCGTCGAGACAATCTCTCGATAAATGACCGACTCCTTCATCACATCCTCCCGCAATACACTCCGAATCAGCTCTTTCTCCAATACTAGCCCCGCCAGAATTGCTGTAGAAGCCGCCACATCCCCTCGCTGTTCGCGATCGCCGATCGCCTCAATTCGCTCCGATACCTGCCGCAACGTCCGCTCGCGATCGCTCGTCTGAGCCAATACCGCAAAAGGCAGCAAACCTGGCAACTCCTGAAATTGGGAGGCAGGTTCCTCCCAGATGCGGATGACCTCAAACTCGTGATGTATACCGTCGCGATCGAAGCTGGTCTGATAAACCAACGGGGATTGCGATCGCCGCAGGTAAATCACCACCTGCCGTACTGTCTTGTTGGGAAAGCGGCGAAATCCCCGGATGGCATAGTCTGCCATGCGGAATGGGATCTCCACTTTGGGCTCCACTTGGAATTCTACCTGGAGCACCAGATCTTCCGATTCCAAAAGCACTAACGAATCGGCATAGATGGGGCTGCTCAATAACTCCGAAGGCTCCAAACGAGCAAACTCGACTGGTTCCCCCAGCAGCCAAGTGGCGAGGTCAGCGGTAAAAGTTTCCGCGATGAATTTGCAAACGCTGTCAAAGGACATTGCATTCCTGCAATGACAACCCAGCCATCATATTTGATGCCAGTGGCGATGGTGATGATGTTTTAATCTAGGGCGGGCAAAGTTTGAAGAATTCTTCCTCACGCTTCGACTGGTTTAGAACTGCTGTGTTTTGGGCTGATGTGGCGGGGGGATGAGTCGATCGCGCATTCGTTGCAGGTTTAGAGCGGTGAAGGGTTCGCCTTTGAAGAGGATTAGGTTGAAGTTTTGCTGGGGGTTATGAGAGCGATCGCCTACCGAAGCCTTTGCAGCCAAGCCACCAAATCGGCCTCACTAGAAAAGTCCAGCAGTGCCTCGCCCAACTCTTCTAAAGAGTCTAGGGAAAGGCTCTCAACCTGATGCTGTCGTTCGGGAGCCAACTCTCCAAACCGATGTTTGAGCAGGCGCAAAACTAAAGAGAGCTCTCCCTCCTGTCTGCCCTCACTCCGCCCGCGCGCTTCCGCCGTCGAGACAATCTCTCGATAAATGACCGACTCCTTCATCACATCCTCCCGCAATACACTCCGAATCAGCTCTTTCTCCAATACTAGCCCTGCCAGAATTGCTGTAGAGGCCGCCACATCCCCTCGCTGTTCGCGATCGCCGATCGCCTCAATTTGCTCCGATACCTGCCGCAACGTCCGCTCGCGATCGCTCGTCTGAGCCAATACCGCAAAAGGCAGCAAACCTGGCAACTCCTGAAATTGGGAGGCAGGTTCCTCCCAGATGCGGATGACCTCAAACTCGTGATGTATACCGTCGCGATCGAAGCTGGTCTGATAAACCAACGGGGATTGCGATCGCCGCAGGTAAATCACCACCTGCCGTACTGTCTTGTTGGGAAAGCGGCGAAATCCCCGGATGGCATAGTCTGCCATGCGGAATGGGATCTCCACTTTGGGCTCCACTTGGAATTCTACCTGGAGCACCAGATCTTCCGATTCCAAAAGCACTAACGAATCGGCATAGATGGGGCTGCTCAATAACTCCGAAGGCTCCAAACGAGCAAACTCGACTGGT is from Synechococcus sp. PCC 7336 and encodes:
- the ruvX gene encoding Holliday junction resolvase RuvX, which produces MRERISVLALDVGDRRIGVAGCDGTGSFATGLTTIHRQNVQADIATLQQWVERRQAQRFVVGLPFNMNGSVGFQARKVKRFMKSVTAQIPLPVEYVDERLSSVQARWNLQAAGISVKGKRELVDRAAATVILQQWIERRRFELEREQRQGKGD
- a CDS encoding phosphoribulokinase is translated as MSDRPIILGIVGDSAAGKTTLTRGIAQVLGQENVTAICTDDYHRYDRKQRAQMGISALHPDCNYLDIMEEHIAQLRIGQSILKPIYNHSTGEFDPPEYIKPSKYVVIEGLLGYSTRKARDSFDVKVYLAPPEELRYTWKIKRDMRKRGYTEEQVREALRKREPDSEAYIRPQRQWADMVVSFYPPEGDAKVNELLLNVNLVLRPTIPHPDFTHLFGEGSALGDAIRLELARDMGKPVDVLAIDGHATQNKVVELEHVLCNEVPTLGQFCSLEGNQEVGKVVGTTGEVLQSYPLALTQLLITYHMLKASSIYQ
- a CDS encoding DUF6745 domain-containing protein; this encodes MPTRYISHLTLEQEALLFGYRDRWKQQHFKGHEGDRHKAAEAVKMAYVLSGYREPETIHCSSPLEGFERLLDFMQETIGDLEDSRLGQPVGTQLQDKLLAALVSQLSQQLDKPLLDRLQVSPYSQLGILVGAQIGTHFTVRQFIGLVWGVGGSRALEQHFPWIRPLTKMLLQLGFQQTSSFFDLPIDVQAYDAEGRQVTDRLNEIWGVILSNEQGLQLLNCLEPELWAAYCGFMDFFFSVLDCDRDEKKWFTLKYLIEHCGWILPFERVALVCARPTHLLVDSDNRIHAEGEPAIQYSDGLRVYAKHGVRRSHL
- the priA gene encoding primosomal protein N'; this translates as MTLPLFPTEDSPTQWVEAIVDRPGSLDCYTYRLPDRLAGDTVQPGDVLAVPFGSQTVGAIALRILDRLPKGLDASQVKDVEDVVATGLLPEELRWLLERVSEYYATSLQQVVRAVLPPGILTRSQRRIRLTAKAAGEVEIAGVGRSLLELLREKKGDLSWLFVRRTVKDASKGLRQLQQRGLAESYWQEAKSVKPKVRQVVTLCGDDSQELTPRQAEVLAALQRLGGELWLSEFLVEAKTTRGVVQALAKKGRVAIAEREMLRSAIAPDVNRDRPKTLTAAQAAAVEAIANASNQTLLLQGVTGSGKTEVYLQAIATVLERQQSALVLVPEIGLTPQLSDRFRARFGDRVLVYHSNLSTGERYDTWRHMLGGEIFVVIGTRSAVFAPIQNLGLAILDEEHDDSYKQDQPQPCYHARTVARWRSQRANCPLVLGTATPSLESYTAVVGDPGRHLVLPERIGAKPLPPIEVVDLRQEFDSGNRSVLSRPLREAIADVQASGEQAILFLPRRGYSTFVQCRSCGYAMTCPHCTVSLTFHQVGQQLRCHYCGYRCPQARACPECQSLYFKQFGTGTQRIVDKVQQEFPQLRLLRFDRDTTRQKDGHRKLLDRFRAKQADVLVGTQMLTKGIDIPEVTLVGVLAADGLLNQADFRAGERAFQLLTQVAGRAGRGDRPGRVILQTYLPEHPTIAHVRSYCYGDFAIAELEQRQALGYPPFRRLICVRVSSQERQKAEEFSLKVAQYLSDRIPGERLGPCPAEVERVAGWWRWQILLKEPMEREWEMAELSPLLLPLPQRTPDRVRLSIDVEPLRLL
- a CDS encoding DUF4351 domain-containing protein, whose product is MSFDSVCKFIAETFTADLATWLLGEPVEFARLEPSELLSSPIYADSLVLLESEDLVLQVEFQVEPKVEIPFRMADYAIRGFRRFPNKTVRQVVIYLRRSQSPLVYQTSFDRDGIHHEFEVIRIWEEPASQFQELPGLLPFAVLAQTSDRERTLRQVSERIEAIGDREQRGDVAASTAILAGLVLEKELIRSVLREDVMKESVIYREIVSTAEARGRSEGRQEGRREGELSLVLRLLKHRFGELAPELLLQVESLSLDSLEELGEALLDFSSEADWVAWLQGSR
- a CDS encoding DUF4351 domain-containing protein; protein product: MSFDSVCKFIAETFTADLATWLLGEPVEFARLEPSELLSSPIYADSLVLLESEDLVLQVEFQVEPKVEIPFRMADYAIRGFRRFPNKTVRQVVIYLRRSQSPLVYQTSFDRDGIHHEFEVIRIWEEPASQFQELPGLLPFAVLAQTSDRERTLRQVSEQIEAIGDREQRGDVAASTAILAGLVLEKELIRSVLREDVMKESVIYREIVSTAEARGRSEGRQEGELSLVLRLLKHRFGELAPERQHQVESLSLDSLEELGEALLDFSSEADLVAWLQRLR